Genomic DNA from Pseudomonas helmanticensis:
AGTTTATACGGTTGCCATACAGTTCCCGAGTTGGTGTCTGCGCCCGTTACCGGCTATAACCATACTTCCGCACAAATAACTCGCTTTAGTATTAATGGCGCGGGTGGCCCCAGCATTCCGCCAAATTCTGGCGGAGGCGCTGAAGTTTGCTGTGGTGTCCTGCCTGTTCAGTGGAATCCGAAAGTAAGAGCAATCATTGAGTGGGAAAAAGATCCGAACCCCGATGGTCCGATCGAGCGTGACCAGTATGGACAAATAAAAAAAGAGGCACTGGTTCGGCACAAGGCTGGTTACTCTCATCATACTGAAACGGTTGAAATTCCCAAGTATGCGGAGAAACTTTGTGCGTTGCAGATACACTTTTTACCGTGCGATCAGGTGAGAGTTTCCACGACTTGTTTTGTTCCGGGTCATTCCAAGTATCCAGATAAAGACTACTTCCAAGTCGAGGAGGCGGATAAATGCCCGGCCTCCTGAGCTTCTTTGAAAGCTGCGTTGCAGTTTTTCGAGTGATTAGATTCTTAGTGTTCGTGAGCTTGGTAAGTCTATACGGTTGCCATACCGCTCCGGAGATGGTGTCAACGCCTGTAACAGGTTTCAACCATACTTCAGCTGCTATCAATCGATTCAGTGTGAACGGAGCCGGGGGGCACCCTGTGTCAGCCTTTCAAGGTGGTGCAACTCAAGTTTGCTGCGGCATGCTTCCTGCTCAATGGAATCCAGACCTTCGAGCCACCATCGAGTGGGAGAAAGATCCTAATCCGCGAGAAATGATAAAGCGCGATAAATATGGGCAGTTTGATAAGGAAGACTATCAGCGGCATGTTGCCCATTACTCTCATCATGAGGCGACTGTTGAAATACCAAAATACGGTAGCGATTTCTGTGCAATACAGGTTCATTTTCTACCTTGCGATCAGGTGAAGGTTTCTACGACCTGTTTTATACCCAGGCACCCAAATTATCCAGATCGAAAGTATTTCGACATCAAGGAGACAATGAAGTGCTCTCATTTTTGAGTGAATATAGTTTATTTTTCTCTGCAAAACACCAGATGAAAATGGAGGCGACAAAGGTATGTCAATATTAAATTATTTGTTTGAGAAAATAGGCTTGTGTGCTGATATGTCTTTACCTGGATTTCTGCAGGCTCGATGTT
This window encodes:
- a CDS encoding DUF3304 domain-containing protein gives rise to the protein MPGFLNILESYLGTLRSIRFLLCVSLVSLYGCHTVPELVSAPVTGYNHTSAQITRFSINGAGGPSIPPNSGGGAEVCCGVLPVQWNPKVRAIIEWEKDPNPDGPIERDQYGQIKKEALVRHKAGYSHHTETVEIPKYAEKLCALQIHFLPCDQVRVSTTCFVPGHSKYPDKDYFQVEEADKCPAS
- a CDS encoding DUF3304 domain-containing protein, whose translation is MPGLLSFFESCVAVFRVIRFLVFVSLVSLYGCHTAPEMVSTPVTGFNHTSAAINRFSVNGAGGHPVSAFQGGATQVCCGMLPAQWNPDLRATIEWEKDPNPREMIKRDKYGQFDKEDYQRHVAHYSHHEATVEIPKYGSDFCAIQVHFLPCDQVKVSTTCFIPRHPNYPDRKYFDIKETMKCSHF